The Streptomyces sp. NBC_01268 genome window below encodes:
- a CDS encoding PadR family transcriptional regulator, whose translation MSEVRLTTPSFLVLGIIDALGEASPYDVKVEAARTVAPFWSVPHAQVYAQCDRLLAAGLLSETRREGGRNRRLMRLTEDGVRALRGWLDDPAFVPVEARERGILKLWFGASPRVHAPVQVTEHARTLEEYEELATSVGELLSRGQREALEFGIRYERMMVDFWRWVADREPSDTP comes from the coding sequence ATGTCTGAAGTCCGGTTGACCACGCCCTCGTTCCTGGTGCTCGGCATCATCGACGCGTTGGGCGAGGCCAGCCCCTACGACGTGAAGGTCGAGGCCGCCCGTACGGTGGCGCCGTTCTGGTCGGTTCCGCACGCGCAGGTGTACGCGCAGTGCGACCGGCTCCTGGCTGCGGGCCTGCTGTCGGAGACGCGGCGGGAGGGCGGGCGCAACCGGCGCCTCATGCGGCTCACGGAGGACGGCGTCCGGGCGTTGCGCGGCTGGCTCGACGACCCGGCGTTCGTGCCGGTCGAGGCGCGGGAACGCGGCATCCTCAAACTGTGGTTCGGCGCGAGCCCCCGGGTGCACGCCCCGGTCCAGGTCACGGAGCACGCCCGGACCCTGGAGGAGTACGAGGAGCTCGCCACGAGCGTCGGCGAACTCCTCAGCCGGGGCCAGCGCGAGGCCCTGGAGTTCGGCATCCGCTACGAGCGGATGATGGTCGACTTCTGGCGCTGGGTGGCGGACCGCGAGCCCTCGGACACCCCTTAG
- a CDS encoding DUF2306 domain-containing protein has translation MTVTCLLYAPIAMTELWPYASPGAPAFGEWLLGRSVSPGYVADAVRDRMGPYTRSLVPLFAHSVLGGLLMLLGPLQLLSAVRRRIRLHRAAGIAYAVVVYASMAGAAVYLARTPPHEAFSGAAFWIVLATILAGTVFSVTFGVLTAVAGLPELHQRWMLLGYGYLMTAPLLRLEWGALPVLYPGLSLQDVNRVAIMHLGALVAFGALLASRALDRREELPTVTGSWCPVPVLAAAHVLGAAGLVWLGRAFLGHGTEGRRLLLAYLVPYVVIAAVLHLRALRADRRGAHWPREEWRTQLAALCLAPALSAGTATVFERATGLDPLTALVAGAGIGCGFMAFAANTVLSLRVLYGREASRRRSDAGDPAAPDPVPTAEAA, from the coding sequence GTGACCGTCACCTGCCTCCTCTACGCCCCGATCGCCATGACCGAGCTGTGGCCGTACGCCAGCCCCGGCGCCCCGGCGTTCGGCGAGTGGCTGCTCGGCAGGTCGGTGTCGCCCGGGTACGTCGCCGACGCCGTCCGCGACCGGATGGGTCCGTACACCCGCAGCCTCGTCCCGCTGTTCGCGCACTCCGTCCTCGGCGGACTGCTCATGCTGCTCGGCCCGCTCCAGCTGCTCTCGGCGGTCCGCCGCCGGATCCGGCTCCACCGGGCGGCCGGGATCGCGTACGCCGTCGTCGTCTACGCCTCGATGGCCGGCGCCGCCGTCTACCTCGCGCGCACCCCGCCCCACGAGGCCTTCAGCGGCGCCGCGTTCTGGATCGTGCTCGCCACGATCCTGGCCGGCACCGTCTTCAGCGTGACCTTCGGCGTCCTCACCGCCGTCGCCGGACTCCCGGAACTGCACCAGCGGTGGATGCTGCTCGGCTACGGCTACCTGATGACCGCCCCGCTGCTGCGCCTCGAATGGGGCGCGCTGCCCGTGCTCTACCCCGGGCTCTCCCTCCAGGACGTCAACCGGGTCGCGATCATGCACCTGGGCGCCCTCGTCGCCTTCGGCGCGCTGCTCGCCTCCCGCGCCCTGGACCGGCGCGAGGAGCTGCCCACCGTCACCGGCAGCTGGTGCCCCGTACCGGTGCTGGCCGCCGCCCACGTGCTGGGCGCGGCCGGCCTCGTCTGGCTCGGGCGGGCCTTCCTCGGCCACGGCACCGAGGGCCGCCGGCTGCTCCTCGCCTACCTCGTGCCGTACGTCGTGATCGCGGCCGTCCTGCACCTGCGGGCCCTGCGGGCGGACCGGCGCGGCGCGCACTGGCCGCGCGAGGAGTGGCGCACCCAGCTGGCCGCCCTGTGCCTGGCGCCCGCGCTGTCGGCGGGCACGGCGACGGTGTTCGAACGCGCGACGGGCCTCGACCCGCTGACGGCGCTGGTCGCGGGCGCCGGGATCGGCTGCGGCTTCATGGCCTTCGCGGCGAACACGGTGCTGAGCCTGCGGGTGCTGTACGGGCGGGAGGCGTCGCGGCGCCGGTCGGACGCCGGGGACCCCGCGGCACCGGACCCCGTACCGACGGCGGAAGCCGCCTGA
- a CDS encoding maleate cis-trans isomerase family protein — protein sequence MTRLGILVIHNDPVPETEIWRAAPDGTSVHTARFECPRLDDAEYTGSTARLLADAPDVVRSLDFLGRLGVDRIAFCFGSPSFFGGEGFDAEFAEAALAHSHGTPVFTSGQALTEALAAVGVRRPLVVMPPWFTPPTHRAAEAYLTAHGVEEVFVHPFELGPEWAHVPPYNAFDAGARWAIDPDEVLRQTTAAFEAADGRADGVLVPGSGFRSQALVPLLEKVLDVPVVTANQSVLWSALRAAGERGDERQGRLFRSHRGASATP from the coding sequence ATGACCCGCCTGGGCATCCTCGTCATCCACAACGACCCCGTGCCCGAGACCGAGATCTGGCGGGCGGCCCCGGACGGCACCAGCGTCCACACGGCGCGCTTCGAGTGCCCGCGGCTCGACGACGCCGAGTACACCGGCAGCACGGCGCGGCTGCTCGCCGACGCGCCCGACGTGGTCCGTTCGCTGGACTTCCTCGGCCGGCTCGGCGTCGACCGGATCGCGTTCTGCTTCGGCTCGCCCAGCTTCTTCGGCGGCGAGGGCTTCGACGCCGAGTTCGCCGAGGCCGCCCTCGCGCACTCCCACGGCACGCCGGTCTTCACCTCGGGGCAGGCCCTGACCGAGGCGCTGGCCGCCGTGGGCGTGCGGCGCCCGCTGGTGGTGATGCCGCCGTGGTTCACACCGCCGACGCACCGCGCGGCGGAGGCGTACCTGACGGCGCACGGAGTCGAGGAGGTGTTCGTCCACCCCTTCGAGCTCGGTCCGGAGTGGGCGCACGTCCCTCCGTACAACGCCTTCGACGCGGGCGCCCGCTGGGCGATCGACCCGGACGAGGTGCTGCGCCAGACCACCGCCGCCTTCGAGGCCGCGGACGGCCGGGCGGACGGGGTCCTCGTGCCCGGCAGCGGCTTCCGCAGCCAGGCGCTGGTGCCGCTGTTGGAGAAGGTCCTGGACGTTCCGGTCGTCACCGCCAACCAGTCCGTGCTGTGGTCCGCGCTGCGCGCGGCGGGCGAGCGGGGGGACGAGCGGCAGGGCCGCCTGTTCCGCTCGCACCGGGGCGCGTCCGCCACGCCCTGA
- a CDS encoding MFS transporter — protein MTATLTSTHKRSVTGSLLTISAAQFLIALDFSVIFVAMPSMSADLDLSGSAMQWVVSAYSVFFAGFLILGGRIADRIGPRTLFIGALALFGLASLAGGLAAGAAVLLLARAAQGIAAAALQPSILALLNTSFEAGRERTRAMAVWGTVGASGLAAGVVVGGLLTTVSWRWTFFVNLPFALVCVLAAPRFLHQADVRTAKPLNVLSAVVCTATVLASVFGLTFAAGDGWGAPSTLVSFAAAVVGLAVFVVRERSSSEPLIERSLRGTRTLLVGCGATALYMASVAGVEFYMVTLFLQENREMAPLAAGIAFLPLAVCITLGNMIAGRIIPKVGVGVSTPVAFLVGAAGLVLLALGVHTTSYWTGMLPGLIVSGLGHGMIYTSMFVGGTRDVDDANQGVAGALMTTSQYAGGALGVAVLVILLGDGPADSRFLPGFLLAAAIAAVGALWSWRGFQGLRGKETAA, from the coding sequence ATGACAGCCACACTCACCTCCACCCACAAGCGGAGCGTCACGGGCAGCCTGCTGACCATCTCCGCCGCACAGTTCCTGATCGCGCTGGACTTCTCCGTCATCTTCGTCGCCATGCCCAGCATGAGCGCCGACCTGGACCTGTCCGGCTCCGCCATGCAGTGGGTCGTCAGTGCCTACAGCGTGTTCTTCGCGGGCTTCCTGATCCTCGGCGGCCGGATCGCCGACCGGATCGGCCCGCGCACCCTGTTCATCGGCGCGCTCGCCCTCTTCGGCCTGGCCTCGCTCGCCGGCGGCCTCGCGGCCGGCGCGGCCGTGCTGCTGCTCGCCCGGGCCGCGCAGGGCATCGCCGCCGCCGCGCTGCAGCCGTCGATCCTCGCCCTGCTCAACACCAGCTTCGAGGCGGGCCGCGAGCGGACCCGCGCGATGGCCGTGTGGGGCACCGTCGGCGCCAGCGGACTCGCCGCCGGGGTCGTCGTGGGCGGTCTGCTCACCACCGTGTCCTGGCGGTGGACCTTCTTCGTCAACCTGCCCTTCGCGCTGGTCTGCGTGCTCGCCGCACCGCGCTTCCTCCACCAGGCGGACGTGCGCACGGCGAAGCCGCTGAACGTCCTCAGCGCCGTGGTGTGCACGGCGACCGTGCTGGCCTCGGTGTTCGGTCTGACCTTCGCCGCGGGCGACGGCTGGGGCGCGCCGTCGACGCTGGTCTCCTTCGCCGCCGCGGTGGTCGGCCTGGCCGTCTTCGTGGTGCGGGAGCGCAGCAGCTCGGAGCCGCTGATCGAGCGGTCCCTGCGCGGCACCCGCACCCTGCTCGTCGGCTGCGGCGCGACGGCGCTGTACATGGCGAGCGTCGCCGGCGTCGAGTTCTACATGGTGACGCTCTTCCTCCAGGAGAACCGGGAGATGGCCCCGCTGGCCGCCGGCATCGCCTTCCTGCCGCTGGCCGTCTGCATCACGCTCGGCAACATGATCGCCGGCCGGATCATCCCGAAGGTGGGGGTCGGGGTCAGCACCCCGGTCGCCTTCCTGGTCGGCGCGGCCGGTCTGGTGCTGCTCGCCCTCGGCGTCCACACGACCTCGTACTGGACCGGCATGCTGCCGGGCCTGATCGTCTCGGGCCTGGGCCACGGCATGATCTACACGTCGATGTTCGTCGGCGGCACGCGGGACGTCGACGACGCCAACCAGGGTGTCGCGGGCGCCCTCATGACGACCAGTCAGTACGCGGGCGGGGCGCTCGGCGTGGCCGTCCTGGTCATCCTGCTCGGCGACGGGCCGGCGGACTCCCGCTTCCTGCCCGGGTTCCTGCTGGCCGCGGCGATCGCCGCGGTGGGCGCGCTGTGGAGCTGGCGGGGCTTCCAGGGCCTGCGCGGGAAGGAGACGGCGGCATGA
- a CDS encoding HAD family hydrolase yields MSAVLFDLDGTLLDTPSAIADTLHATLAERGRSASDARVRATIGRPLAASFAELTDLPEDHAEVHASVALFRHLFREQAVPRARELVFPGVRGLLEGLREEGHQIAIVTSKIRPSAEELLKPAGLYDLFHAVVCHGMAERGKPHPDLALLAARRLGRGPEACVVVGDAVDDMRMARSAGMRAVGVTYGVATEEALADAGAHTVVRTVDALADVLGTLTAAPLSAPH; encoded by the coding sequence GTGAGCGCGGTCCTCTTCGACCTGGACGGCACCCTGCTCGACACGCCGTCCGCCATCGCCGACACCCTCCACGCCACCCTCGCCGAGCGGGGCCGCAGCGCCTCCGACGCGCGGGTGCGGGCGACGATCGGCCGGCCACTGGCCGCCTCCTTCGCGGAGCTGACGGACCTTCCCGAGGACCACGCCGAGGTGCACGCCTCGGTCGCCCTCTTCCGGCACCTCTTCCGCGAGCAGGCCGTGCCGCGCGCCCGCGAGCTGGTCTTCCCCGGCGTCCGCGGCCTCCTCGAAGGGCTGCGCGAGGAGGGCCACCAGATCGCCATCGTGACCAGCAAGATCAGGCCGAGCGCCGAGGAACTCCTCAAGCCCGCCGGGCTGTACGACCTGTTCCACGCGGTGGTCTGCCACGGCATGGCCGAGCGCGGCAAGCCGCACCCGGACCTGGCGCTGCTGGCCGCCCGGCGGCTCGGCCGCGGCCCGGAGGCGTGCGTGGTGGTCGGGGACGCCGTCGACGACATGCGGATGGCCCGTTCGGCGGGCATGCGCGCGGTCGGCGTCACCTACGGCGTCGCCACCGAGGAGGCCCTGGCCGACGCGGGGGCGCACACCGTCGTCCGCACCGTCGACGCCCTCGCCGACGTGCTCGGCACGCTGACCGCAGCGCCGCTGTCCGCACCGCACTAG
- a CDS encoding pseudouridine-5'-phosphate glycosidase, with the protein MTTSSHLRAPAFDPTLLALGEEVSEALAHGRPVVALESSVLSGFPHPYNLELAREMDAGIRAQGAVPARIALLGGKLRVGLDDALLQEFCAAGKVPKVSTRDIGVTLAAGGPGGTTVSSSLLAAELAGIRVFAVAGIGGVHRDAPASFDISTDLVQFTRARTAVVCAGAKSMLHPQWTLEWLETAGIPVIGYRCDDFPAYLSVSSGVRNPHRLDDLADVARATWAHWRSGNDTSVLVTHPIAEDDGIPSQEIADALAEATERAAREGITGPAVTPYLLKAIAEATEGRTADANVSVLKSTTALAAQFAVHLAKEEQR; encoded by the coding sequence ATGACCACCTCCTCGCACCTTCGTGCGCCGGCATTCGACCCGACTCTCCTCGCACTCGGCGAGGAGGTGTCAGAAGCCCTGGCCCACGGCAGACCCGTCGTGGCCCTGGAATCCTCCGTACTCTCCGGCTTCCCCCACCCCTACAACCTGGAGCTGGCCCGGGAGATGGACGCCGGGATCCGTGCCCAGGGCGCCGTACCGGCGCGGATCGCGCTGCTCGGCGGCAAGCTGCGGGTCGGCCTGGACGACGCGCTGCTCCAGGAGTTCTGCGCCGCCGGGAAGGTGCCGAAGGTCTCCACCCGTGACATCGGCGTCACCCTCGCGGCGGGCGGCCCCGGCGGCACCACCGTCTCCTCGTCGCTGCTCGCCGCCGAGCTGGCCGGGATCCGCGTCTTCGCCGTCGCCGGCATCGGCGGCGTCCACCGCGACGCCCCCGCCAGCTTCGACATCTCCACCGACCTCGTCCAGTTCACCCGCGCGCGGACCGCGGTGGTGTGCGCCGGGGCGAAGTCGATGCTGCACCCCCAGTGGACCCTGGAGTGGCTGGAGACCGCGGGCATCCCCGTGATCGGCTACCGCTGCGACGACTTCCCCGCCTACCTCTCGGTCTCCAGCGGCGTGCGCAACCCGCACCGCCTCGACGACCTCGCCGACGTCGCCCGGGCCACCTGGGCCCACTGGCGCTCCGGCAACGACACCAGCGTCCTCGTCACCCACCCCATCGCCGAGGACGACGGCATCCCCTCGCAGGAGATCGCCGACGCGCTCGCCGAGGCGACCGAGCGCGCGGCCCGCGAAGGGATCACGGGCCCGGCGGTCACCCCGTACCTGCTCAAGGCCATCGCCGAAGCCACCGAGGGCCGCACCGCCGACGCCAACGTGTCGGTACTGAAGTCGACCACCGCCCTCGCGGCCCAGTTCGCGGTCCACCTCGCCAAGGAGGAGCAGCGGTGA
- a CDS encoding DsbA family oxidoreductase: MSTETDGTPEAAPSTEKVRIQVWSDYVCPFCMLAEGPLEEAVEGLDVEIEWKPFELRAEPKPTLRPEDPYLPEIWKRAVYPMARRLGVDITLPTVSPQPYTRLAFEGWQFAVEHGRGDAYNQRMFRAFFQESLDLGRLDVLVGLAEEIGLDGPAYRKALEDGTYYERHQDALRDAEANRVQAVPTILVGDTRLEGVPSTAQIRKAVLDERARLAESVALDGVVCRADGTGCA; this comes from the coding sequence GTGAGCACCGAGACCGACGGGACGCCCGAGGCCGCCCCGAGCACCGAGAAGGTACGGATCCAGGTCTGGTCCGACTACGTGTGCCCCTTCTGCATGCTGGCCGAGGGCCCGCTGGAGGAGGCCGTCGAGGGCCTCGACGTCGAGATCGAGTGGAAGCCCTTCGAGCTCCGCGCCGAGCCCAAGCCGACCCTCCGCCCGGAGGACCCGTACCTCCCCGAGATCTGGAAGCGCGCCGTCTACCCGATGGCCCGCCGCCTGGGCGTGGACATCACCCTGCCCACCGTCTCGCCGCAGCCGTACACCCGGCTGGCCTTCGAGGGCTGGCAGTTCGCCGTCGAGCACGGTCGGGGCGACGCGTACAACCAGCGCATGTTCCGGGCCTTCTTCCAGGAGAGCCTGGACCTCGGCCGGCTCGACGTCCTCGTCGGCCTCGCCGAGGAGATCGGCCTCGACGGCCCCGCGTACCGCAAGGCCCTGGAGGACGGCACGTACTACGAGCGTCATCAGGACGCCCTGCGGGACGCCGAGGCGAACCGCGTGCAGGCCGTCCCGACGATCCTCGTCGGCGACACCCGTCTGGAGGGCGTGCCCAGCACCGCGCAGATCCGCAAGGCCGTCCTGGACGAGCGGGCGAGGCTGGCCGAGTCGGTCGCGCTCGACGGCGTGGTCTGTCGCGCCGACGGCACGGGCTGCGCGTAA
- a CDS encoding nucleoside deaminase — translation MTTAAKDHLTKQVEEAVRISREHVASGGIPFSGIVVRHDGRVLGTGFNRVREERDASAHAEVVALRNATKQHGSFAVHGATLIASGEPCALCYQVALYFGVEHIVFAADRGTAARHGFDYSGSYGIYRTDPTAWGIRTTHLPVEGHEVPFQEYLANRGSIHS, via the coding sequence ATGACGACCGCAGCCAAGGACCACCTGACCAAGCAGGTGGAAGAAGCAGTCCGGATCAGCCGCGAGCACGTCGCCTCCGGCGGCATCCCCTTCTCGGGCATCGTGGTCCGCCACGACGGCCGGGTCCTGGGAACCGGCTTCAACCGCGTCCGCGAGGAGCGCGACGCCTCCGCCCACGCGGAGGTGGTCGCCCTGCGCAACGCCACCAAGCAGCACGGCTCGTTCGCCGTGCACGGGGCGACCCTGATCGCCTCCGGAGAGCCGTGCGCCCTGTGCTACCAGGTCGCCCTGTACTTCGGCGTCGAGCACATCGTCTTCGCCGCCGACCGCGGGACCGCCGCCCGGCACGGCTTCGACTACTCCGGCTCGTACGGCATCTACCGCACCGACCCGACCGCGTGGGGCATCAGGACCACCCACCTTCCGGTCGAGGGACACGAGGTGCCGTTCCAGGAGTACCTGGCCAACCGAGGGAGCATCCACTCGTGA
- a CDS encoding DMT family transporter → MTWVYLGIAIVFEILFALGTNATQGFTKLWPSVLTLLAAAGGIYTLSHALLELDVSVGYTIWTGIGGVGTVVFGAIIFKEKITLARLLSFASIIGGAIILRVTSV, encoded by the coding sequence ATGACCTGGGTCTACCTCGGTATCGCCATCGTCTTCGAGATCCTCTTCGCGCTCGGCACCAACGCCACACAGGGCTTCACCAAGCTGTGGCCCAGCGTGCTGACCCTGCTGGCCGCGGCCGGCGGCATCTACACGCTGTCCCACGCCCTGCTGGAGCTGGACGTGTCGGTCGGCTACACCATCTGGACCGGCATCGGCGGCGTCGGCACCGTCGTCTTCGGCGCGATCATCTTCAAGGAGAAGATCACCCTCGCCCGGCTGCTCTCCTTCGCGTCGATCATCGGCGGCGCCATCATCCTGCGCGTGACCTCCGTCTGA
- a CDS encoding DMT family transporter, with amino-acid sequence MSAEQTQKNQNIGWAWLLFSSLFEITFALSTEATHAFTRLGPSLLTAAAASCGIYTLSQALKYVDVGVGYTVWAGIGGVGTVIFGTLIYDEPMTIWKVLAFVLIIGGGTTLRITDKIAANKKVAEERVAEERAKATV; translated from the coding sequence GTGTCCGCCGAGCAGACACAGAAGAACCAGAACATCGGCTGGGCCTGGCTGCTGTTCTCGTCGCTGTTCGAGATCACCTTCGCCCTCTCCACCGAGGCCACCCACGCCTTCACCCGCCTCGGCCCCTCGCTCCTCACGGCCGCCGCGGCCTCGTGCGGCATCTACACGCTCTCCCAGGCCCTCAAGTACGTCGACGTCGGCGTCGGCTACACCGTCTGGGCCGGCATCGGCGGCGTCGGCACCGTCATCTTCGGCACCCTGATCTACGACGAGCCGATGACGATCTGGAAGGTGCTCGCCTTCGTCCTGATCATCGGCGGCGGCACCACCCTGCGCATCACGGACAAGATCGCCGCGAACAAGAAGGTCGCGGAGGAGCGCGTCGCCGAAGAGCGCGCCAAGGCCACGGTCTGA
- a CDS encoding MarR family winged helix-turn-helix transcriptional regulator — MNNASTTSPAPTSDQAVWDRVLTLHARVERELANALQRRHGIGLSEYRALENLSSSPTSELRMQELADKIGLGQSSVTRLVERLKGAGYAFKDLCPSDKRGVYAVITDEGRSRYVAARATYAEVLSGALNSQGADPALAATVASLRSARPA, encoded by the coding sequence ATGAACAACGCCAGCACCACGTCTCCCGCACCCACCTCGGACCAGGCCGTCTGGGACCGTGTGCTCACCCTCCACGCGCGGGTCGAGCGGGAGCTCGCCAACGCGCTCCAGCGCCGGCACGGCATCGGCCTCTCGGAGTACCGGGCGCTCGAGAACCTGTCCTCCTCACCCACCAGCGAGCTGCGCATGCAGGAGCTCGCCGACAAGATCGGGCTCGGGCAGTCCTCGGTCACCCGCCTCGTCGAGCGGCTCAAAGGTGCTGGTTACGCGTTCAAGGACCTCTGTCCCTCGGACAAGCGCGGGGTCTACGCGGTGATCACGGACGAGGGTCGCAGCCGTTACGTGGCCGCCCGTGCGACCTACGCGGAAGTGCTCTCCGGCGCGCTCAACTCGCAGGGCGCCGACCCCGCGCTCGCGGCCACCGTGGCCTCGCTGCGCAGCGCCCGCCCGGCGTAA
- a CDS encoding AMP-binding protein, translating into MPSPSLAQNIAAHAERQPSSTALVLNDERVTYGELAALVALLSERLAAADLPADRPVCVPARKDPATVALMLAAFGRPLVVLAPSAELGGDALDRICRQARVSARLTAAADGTLTVRHQEEDEAAADGFARPAADAARLLLTTSGSTGTPKLVPIGTGAFDAFAAWAVEEFRITAADGSLSYAPLNFDLALLDVWTFLGAGARVVLVDREKATDAPYLRSLVADGTVTFVQGVPLLYRLLTEGEGGFERVREVVLTGDAVPQDLLKRAAESFPLARFHNVYGCTETNDSFVHPIDPRTAHGKIPIGRPLPGVEAAVLDDEGRTLTGPGSGELVVRTPFQTTGYLQESLNPDVFVVREGRVFYRTGDIVTRNADGLYQLEGRSDWQVKVRGVRTNLQEVESVLARHPDVEEAAVVALPDPEAGVKLHARLTKRAGAGLNSLTIRSYAGANLPRHAIPSSVRISEIPLPRTSTGKPDRNKIKEEISA; encoded by the coding sequence GTGCCATCGCCCAGCCTTGCCCAGAACATCGCCGCGCACGCCGAGCGGCAGCCTTCCTCGACGGCGCTCGTGCTCAACGACGAGCGGGTGACCTACGGCGAACTCGCCGCCCTGGTGGCGCTCCTGTCGGAGCGGCTCGCGGCGGCGGACCTCCCGGCCGACAGGCCGGTGTGCGTACCGGCCCGCAAGGACCCGGCGACCGTCGCCCTGATGCTCGCCGCCTTCGGCCGGCCCCTGGTCGTCCTCGCGCCCTCCGCCGAACTCGGCGGGGACGCCCTCGACCGGATCTGCCGTCAGGCGCGGGTCTCGGCGCGCCTGACGGCCGCCGCCGACGGCACCCTGACCGTCCGGCACCAGGAGGAGGACGAGGCCGCCGCGGACGGCTTCGCCCGGCCCGCCGCCGACGCGGCCCGGCTGCTCCTGACCACCTCCGGCTCCACCGGCACCCCCAAACTGGTGCCGATCGGGACCGGGGCCTTCGACGCCTTCGCCGCGTGGGCCGTCGAGGAGTTCCGCATCACCGCCGCGGACGGTTCGCTGTCCTACGCCCCGCTCAACTTCGACCTGGCCCTGCTCGACGTGTGGACCTTCCTCGGCGCCGGGGCGCGGGTCGTCCTGGTCGACCGCGAGAAGGCCACCGACGCCCCGTACCTGCGGAGCCTCGTCGCGGACGGCACGGTCACCTTCGTCCAGGGGGTGCCGCTGCTCTACCGCCTCCTCACCGAGGGGGAGGGGGGCTTCGAGCGGGTGCGCGAGGTCGTCCTCACCGGGGACGCCGTACCGCAGGACCTCCTGAAACGTGCCGCAGAATCGTTTCCTCTCGCGCGGTTCCACAACGTCTACGGCTGCACCGAGACCAACGACAGCTTCGTGCACCCCATCGACCCGCGCACCGCACACGGGAAGATCCCGATCGGCCGGCCGCTGCCCGGCGTCGAGGCCGCGGTCCTCGACGACGAGGGGCGGACGCTGACCGGACCCGGCAGCGGCGAACTCGTCGTCCGCACCCCCTTCCAGACCACCGGCTACCTCCAGGAATCCCTGAACCCGGACGTGTTCGTCGTCCGCGAGGGCCGGGTCTTCTACCGCACCGGGGACATCGTCACCCGCAACGCCGACGGCCTCTACCAGCTCGAAGGCCGCTCCGACTGGCAGGTCAAGGTGCGCGGGGTGCGCACCAACCTCCAGGAGGTCGAGTCCGTCCTCGCCCGGCACCCCGACGTCGAGGAGGCGGCCGTCGTCGCCCTCCCCGACCCGGAAGCCGGGGTGAAACTGCACGCCCGCCTCACCAAGCGGGCCGGAGCCGGCCTCAACTCCCTCACGATCCGCTCGTACGCGGGAGCCAACCTGCCCCGCCACGCCATTCCGTCCAGCGTCCGCATCAGCGAGATCCCCCTGCCGCGCACCTCGACCGGCAAGCCGGACCGCAACAAGATCAAGGAGGAGATCAGCGCATGA
- a CDS encoding phosphopantetheine-binding protein, whose translation MSAPTRDIAGEIRAHLLTQYLKGEDITAEDLPGDYELIESGVVDSLGLVKLIQHIANTYGVPIDDIEIGPDNFRTIDAITKTITDNTAL comes from the coding sequence ATGAGCGCCCCCACCCGTGACATCGCCGGAGAGATCCGCGCCCACCTGCTCACGCAGTACCTGAAGGGCGAGGACATCACCGCCGAGGACCTGCCCGGCGACTACGAGCTGATCGAGTCGGGCGTCGTCGACTCGCTGGGCCTCGTGAAGCTCATCCAGCACATCGCCAACACCTACGGCGTCCCCATCGACGACATCGAGATCGGGCCGGACAACTTCCGCACGATCGACGCCATCACCAAGACGATCACGGACAACACCGCTCTCTGA
- a CDS encoding ectoine synthase, giving the protein MFTRTLEDVTPVEWGNGTSHRLLTDADKMGFTVCKTLVRKGTNSALQYRNHLEACYCVAGSGAVVHKDGTVFKINPGTIYVLDEHDPHYLIASEHEDLHLISVFNPPLTGAEQHRLSEDGFSQY; this is encoded by the coding sequence ATGTTCACGCGCACGCTCGAGGACGTCACCCCGGTCGAGTGGGGCAACGGCACCAGCCACCGGCTGCTGACCGACGCCGACAAGATGGGCTTCACCGTCTGCAAGACGCTGGTCCGCAAGGGCACCAACTCCGCCCTCCAGTACCGCAACCACCTGGAGGCCTGCTACTGCGTGGCCGGCTCCGGCGCGGTCGTGCACAAGGACGGCACCGTCTTCAAGATCAACCCGGGCACCATCTACGTCCTCGACGAGCACGACCCGCACTACCTCATAGCCTCCGAGCACGAGGACCTGCACCTCATCTCGGTCTTCAACCCGCCGCTCACGGGCGCGGAGCAGCACAGACTCTCCGAGGACGGCTTCTCCCAGTACTAG